In Malus sylvestris chromosome 16, drMalSylv7.2, whole genome shotgun sequence, the following are encoded in one genomic region:
- the LOC126609281 gene encoding uncharacterized protein LOC126609281 codes for MCMHPIFLEEKSKPTIEAQRRLNPNMKEVVRKEILKLLDVGVIYPISDSKWVSLIQVLPKKSGITMVKNEDNELVPTRQTTGWRVCTGYRKLNSSTCEYHFLSTLIDQMLERLAGHSHYCFLDGYLGYTQIAIALDDQEKTTFTCSYGTFAYNVFHSVYAMLQPHSNGA; via the coding sequence ATGTGTATGCATCCAATATTTTTGGAAGAGAAATCCAAGCCAACCATAGAAGCACAGCGAAGATTAAATCCTAACATGAAGGAGGTCGTGCGTAAAGAAATTTTGAAGCTCTTAGATGTTGGTGTGATCTACCCGATTTCTGATAGCAAGTGGGTTAGTCTGATtcaagtacttccaaagaaaaGCGGAATCACCATGGTTAAGAATGAAGACAATGAATTGGTACCAACAAGGCAGACAACTGGGTGGAGAGTGTGCACTGGTTATCGCAAACTGAACTCTTCTACTTGTGAATATCACtttctttcaactttaattgatcaaatgcttgaaaggttagcagGTCACTcacattattgttttcttgatggttactTAGGTTATACTCAAATTGCAATTGCTCTAGATGACCAAGAgaagacaactttcacatgctCCTATGGAActtttgcatataacgtattccattcggtttatgcaatgctccAGCCACATTCCAACGGTGCATGA
- the LOC126607170 gene encoding transcription factor IBH1-like 1: protein MRNFSSCCIKQEFLKKWIKGLQVCNSSTTCSKKKMTNLDRKKAIKLSADIAMASTRNGTTFWSRAVIANATHSNGDNNRIFVERTLGGGDGGGGRLSEHCGRTKASRSLSSVMHKKILKKSRRVCTRTVLRRKHNLAKTHSIAKRLVRKKTQVLKSLVPGGESMDELSLVVETLDYIVSLRAQVEVMRCLATTAELLNGT from the coding sequence ATGCGCAATTTCAGTTCTTGTTGTATCAAGCAAGAATTTCTGAAGAAATGGATAAAGGGTCTCCAAGTATGCAATAGCAGCACCACCTGttcaaagaagaagatgacCAACTTAGACAGAAAGAAGGCTATCAAGTTATCAGCAGATATAGCCATGGCTTCTACTAGAAATGGAACTACATTTTGGAGCCGCGCCGTCATAGCCAATGCTACCCACAGCAACGGCGACAATAACAGAATCTTCGTTGAGCGTACACtgggtggtggtgatggtggtggtggtcgtTTGTCCGAGCACTGTGGGAGAACGAAAGCTTCGAGATCACTGTCGTCAGTGATGCACAAGAAGATCTTGAAGAAAAGCCGGAGGGTATGTACTAGAACTGTGTTGCGGAGGAAACATAACCTAGCAAAAACCCATTCGATTGCCAAGAGATTGGTCCGGAAGAAAACACAAGTGCTCAAGAGTCTTGTTCCTGGAGGAGAATCCATGGATGAGCTCTCTTTGGTTGTGGAAACCCTAGATTATATCGTGTCTCTGCGAGCTCAGGTTGAGGTAATGCGGTGTCTTGCCACCACCGCGGAGTTATTAAATGGTACATAA